The genomic window TTTCTTCTTTGTCGTCGACAAGCAAGTCTAAACGTTCACTAGTGGCAATAATATCTTTCACTTTCCCTGTTTTAAACAGGTACGTTTGAATAGATTTCGCTTCAAATAAATAGCTGTAAACCATTGAAATTCCTTTTATGTTAAATGTATTATTATCGTTTTATAAAATTATGCTTTTATTATGTTCCATAAAATTTAATTGTGGCACTGAATGTTGATCACGAATAAAAACTATATTTACTTTTGTGTTTATAATCATTAAATAATATCTTTATGTAAATGATTAATTTAGTATTTTTTAATATTAATCTAAAGTTTTATTTTGTTCGTAAATAAACAGATACCATTTAGGGAGATTATTTTGCTCTCGGCTTTCACATTCAGTCTAGATATTTTCTTCGAAGCCTGACCAGGTGAAAGCCTTCACCATATAAATAAATGATACACCGGCAATAATGGTAGAAATTAGTGACATGCTAAAAACTCTGTCTGTAAATGAATTTTTAACTTAAATTAAAATAATAAGCGCGCAACTTTGGGAACAGTTTTCAATTACAAAATAGTTATCTTATACATGAATCTCAAAGGGACGTTTTTCTAAAGATATTTTGGTTTAATACAACATGTAAAGTTTTAGATTTTTGAAATATAAGGTATAAATCAAGAGATACATTGTGATTTTAAGATAAATGATAATTACTCAAAATTTCACATTCATAGTGCTAAAAATATCACATCATGTGATCAGATGGATAATTACAACAGTTCTGCCACTCAATTACATCAGAGGAGCCAGTCATTATCGTCTAAAACTGCCACCAAATATCATTTACTGTGACCACTGAATTTCATTAGGTTTGCCACCAATAAATTAAGTTAACTTTCCACTAGCTGACCTTAGCTTTTGTTTCACTAACAATAAGTTCTCCGACTTTGATGACATTAGGTATTTGCAGAAGTTTACGACAACAACTAGCCATAAGCGATTACAGCCAATTGGTGGAAAATATCTAGAAGCAGAACCACTTAATTGCATTTACCTAAGCCTACCAATTACATTTAACTATGCCACAATATTTCGGCCTTATTAAAGCTGTCACTTTGTATAAGTTGAACACTGCTAATGCTCACTTTTGCCACAAAGAACTAAGGTTTTAGTAGCATACCGACAGCTTTGGGGCGATAAGCGGTCATAAATCGAGAACCTACCACAATATCTAGCAGTCAATCACCCTATAGCTGCCATTGAGCTTTTGTGAAGCCATAATCATATTTAGAGTATATAGCCGATATACACTATATAGTTGTGAGGCTGGTTTGGTCTCATACCAACCAGTGGAATTCATTCTGAGAATACGACTTCAACCACTTCTCCCTTGGGAATGAACGTTAATAGGGCTTTCTACTTTTTATTATGAATAGACCCGTTCTGCTTTTTACAGGCATTAAATGAAATAGAGTCGTTTAAAATTACCTTAGAAATTTGGGGATATCTAATAATTCATTTTTATTCATTATTTTCTTGTTATGCGACTTATTAAAAACAGCACCAAGGTGAATAGAATATTCATTACTTGGTTGTATATTTGTATTGAATACAAAATCAATATCTTTGTTGATACACCCTTTTAACATAGCGCTACAGGCTTCAAATAAATCTACCGAAAAGTCATCTTTTGCAGTAACGACCAATGAAAATCCTTTGGCCTCACCCAATTCAATTGAAACATTACGTATATTAACGAATACTTGAAACACCGCTAATGGAAGCTCATTTACTGTCGTCACAGTAATTTTCGATGCTTCAAAATAATATCCTGCCTCTAGAGAGCTGTAGATATCCGAAAACTCTACACATGCAATAGCAAAACCACAGGATACATGGTTATACATAGCTATTAATGACTCTATCATCTTAGGCTGACATTGATTTACATGCAGAAAGGCAGCAGATGTTATTGTTTTTAATTCCTTGTGTAAATTGTTCAGTTCATCACTAAGTGGTAATTCAACTGAATCAACTATGATTATACCAATAACCTCAACTCCTCCATGATTTTTGTTAAGGTAGTCAATATATTTCATCAGACGTTTAATTGCGTCGATTTCATTATCAATAACGATCAAGTTAACATCTTCAATTCGTTTTAGTTTATCAATATCCAATTGGCTAACGTTTAAACCTAGTTGGTGAGGAACGTAAATAGCCTCAAAGAAGTCGTATTGCCAATCGTTATTCATATTTGTTAAGGCTTGTTCAGCATTTCTACCACAGGCGATAAAGTTCTTTGTCAGCTTGCCATCATTCATCTCTTGCTATGTCCTATATATTGAGGTCATTTTCAAATAAGTGATTAGGTACATATTGTACATTACTCTGTGTTTTTTATTTGATTATTCATGCTAATTATCATTCATTTAAGTCTATTCGTGATATTTTCGTTAGTGCTCAATCCATTCAAAAATCATAAAAAGAGAGTTCTTTAATATTAAGCTGTCATTGTGCTTTTTAGCTTGTTACATTAATTACATAGAATGATAAAGGAGTGTTTTATGAAAAGCTATGAAGATACATATTTAGTCGCAAGTGCTGAAGTTTACGGTATTTATGTTATGGGTGTTGATGAATACAATAACGGGCAAGAGTCGTATTGGGCCTATTTTTATGAAGGTGATCGCTTTGTCGTAGTATTGCAAAGCAACATTAAGGCATTTGTAAAGCCTAGCCAACTTTCTTTGTGTAAAAATGAATATGATGAAGAATTGAAAGGAGAAGCGTTAGAAGCATATATTAGAGATGGAATTAGAGCTTTTAGAGAAGAGTTGCCAAGACATAATCGTAATTTAGATTATATGGCTGATAATCACCCAATAACGGACTGACGTGGTCAACCAAATTCAGTCACACTAGTTAAGCAACCATTTCTAATTCTCTATTCACTATTCACTGATTCAAAACCATTAGGACTTTGATAATCCAGCTATAAATGAAGTCGGTGGCTGTTGTAGCACATGGTTATGTAATTCAGCACATCTTGCTGTGCTGCATTACGTGTTTCATAATTACGCCAATGAATTCGCTCTTTTTTCAAGCTTCCGAAGAAGCTTTCGGCAACGGCATTATCTCAGCAACACCCTTTTTTATTCATACTACCAACAAACTCATTTGACTTGAGTAATCGACGATATTGATGGCTGGCATATTGAACGCCTTGATATGAATGAATTATTAATCCTTATTTGGGTTGTCGCTGCTAAATAGCCATGGTTAATGCATCAAAAAAAAGCTGCGCTTTCATTCTTGACCCCATGCTCCAACCCACGACTTTTCGTTAATATAAGTCAATCACGACAATATTATTTATAAACAACACATGACCTTTTAGATTCTCTCCATAACACAGCAAATAAAACGCACAACAGACAACCACGCAACACAAAACAACTTAAAAACAAAAGCTTATACCACCCCATCAGTAGTTGCGCGTTTCACTTTTCGTTAGAAACTATAAAAGCACTCAGCCGCAGTGCCTATATTTATCTAGGGTTACGAAATGAATACAACTAAAGCTGCAAAGCTAGAACAGGCAATAAATAAAATTAACGAAATGTTTGGGAGTGAAGGAAAACCAGCAATAGGCAAACTATCCACCTTCAAGCTCAAAAAACAAAAGAAATAGTAATACCTTAATCTATGACTTAGCCATTCAATCACTGACTAGCTAAGTCATTTGTGTTTTGAAGCGATAAGTCTAAAAAGATTAGGCTGTAAGTTTAGATATTAAAAAAGCACTTCACATGACACACCCCAATAAAAACGATAGTTACTGTAGCAAATACCTGTTTGCTACAGTAACTTGTCTACTTTTCTGCTTCGCGAGAATTTATGCACTAGAATTCACACAGCGCACGCTTTTAAAATAGTAAAAAGATAATGCGTAAGTCAACACAGATAGACAACCACCTACCCCCTTTAGAAACAGTCACTTAATAATCTCCCTTACAAATCACCCACTTTGGTTTTTGTTAGAGAATACAGCGGTACTAATACAAATTACTTAATATTCTAAGGATTATAACCATGACTACAATAAACGTTAAACATCTAAAGCGGGCAATAAATAAAATCAACGAGGAATTTGAGAGTAAAGCAGAATTGGTAATACGAAGAATAGCATCTAACCACTTAGACTCTTTATGAATTCCAAGGAATAGTAGAGCTCATCAATCACAGGATTTTTTTCATTACAGACTTCCAATTTGGGAATTCGCAATTACCAAAGTGTATGAGTTTACCTTCAAATATTTCTTGCCCTCTACCACTTATATGATCATCAATCAGTATATCGCCTTTTAATAATCCTTTGTTGCTGCAAATAATCAGTCTTTTAGTAAACTCATAATCAAAATGATCTTCAACCCACAAGCGTTTCTCAGTATACGAGAGAGGATTCTTAGTCGAAGGTGCTGTAAGGATATATAAATCAATGCCCCTTGTTGCTCTCAAGATCTCAATTGAGCTAATTGCATCGATTATAGGGTTTAGCTGTCTAAAAAAATTAGCTGTGCTCTGGGGGAATTCTATTTCAGGGCTATTAATTTTAGCTAACTCAATTTTTGTGCTGTAATCGCAGAGAACATCATCCATATCAACATAAACTATCATTTAATTTTATTCCCTTTTTTGTGGATTTTATCTATGGCTTTCAACCTTTCTAAATGGGATATTCGTCTTAATTAAAGCTCAAAATCACAAATTACGACTTCTATATTTACTAACAAAATTACTATAAAATTTTCATTTTCTCTTACTCGAATCAAAGCAAACAGCAAGGTTATGATTGGTGTAGACCAAATAATATAATCTACGCTTACCTTCTTATTTTGTCTAGTTGATATAGTTGTGTATGAAGTTATGAACTAATAGACGTTTTTCATTAACATAAACGTCTATTAGTTTGCTTTCATTTAATGGTTATTTACTGACAAATTCCAGGTTTAGTTAGATTGTTCATGGTTTCTAGCGTAGCAAGACAAGAACTATCACTACATAACTCCAGCGTCACATCACCAAGGGCCCCATCATT from Colwellia sp. PAMC 20917 includes these protein-coding regions:
- a CDS encoding 5' nucleotidase, NT5C type; amino-acid sequence: MIVYVDMDDVLCDYSTKIELAKINSPEIEFPQSTANFFRQLNPIIDAISSIEILRATRGIDLYILTAPSTKNPLSYTEKRLWVEDHFDYEFTKRLIICSNKGLLKGDILIDDHISGRGQEIFEGKLIHFGNCEFPNWKSVMKKIL